The Agrobacterium vitis genomic sequence CCAGCTCGCCCTCCATTTCCGGGGCCATTTCAGGCCTCGGCTGACGGAAGTCCTCGAAATCGGCTGCGGAAAAGACCAGCATTTCGCCTGCGCCATTGTGGCGGAAGTAATCGTTGCCCTGCTTGTATTTGACCGACCGTGTCCATTTGAGAAAATCCTCTTTCTCTTCCGTCGGCTTTTGCGTGAAGAGATTATAGGCCAAACGAACCGTCATTTGGTTTTCGTCGGAAAGCTTCTGGATGACTTCGTAATCATCCGGATAATTCTGGAAACCACCGCCCGCGTCGATGACGCCAGTAATGCCCAGCCGGTTCAGCTCCCGCATGAAATGGCGCGTGGAATTGACCTGATAGTCCAGCGGCAGCTTCGGACCCTTGGCAAGCGTGGAATAGAGAATGCCCGCATTTGGCTTGGCAAGCAGCAGCCCTGTCGGATTTCCGTTGAGGTCGCGGGTGATCTCACCGCCCGGCGGGTTGGGCGTATCTCTCGTGTAACCAACGGCGCGAAGGGCGGCACCATTGAGAAGCGCCCGGTCATAAAGGTGCAGCAGGAACACCGGCGTATCCGGCGCAATCGCATTGATTTCCTCGATTGTCGGCAGACGCTTTTCCGCAAACTGATGTTCGGTAAAACCGCCAACGACGCGCACCCATTGCGGGGCAGGGGTGTTTGCCACCTGCCGCTTCAGCATATCCATGGCATCGGCCAGCGAGCGGACGCCATCCCAGCGCAGTTCCATGTTGAAGTTCAACCCGCCGCGCACGACGTGCGTGTGGTTGTCGATTAAACCCGGAAGGACGCGTCTGCCCTTGAGATCGATGGTCTCGGTATCTATTCCGGCAAGCGCCATGACATCGCCATCGCTGCCCACTTCGTTAAACAGACCGTCTTTGATGGCAATGGCCGTTGCGCTGGGGTTGGCGCGGTCGAGTGTCGTAACGCGGCCATTGTGAAGGATAATATCGGGATGCATGGTGTCTGCTCCGGTCTTGATAGGATCCGCGGCTTTGGCCGGGGAGAAGAGATTGGACAAAGCGAGGCTGGAAGCGGCACCAAGGAATGTGCGGCGCGTCGTGATCAGCCTTTACCTTCGGGAGCGTCTTGTCTGGAGGCGGCAAGATCGACAGAGGTCTGCCCGCCCTTGGGCATATGGCCGAACATGTGCGGCTTGACGTGGTTGAGCCACGAGACCGCCGCAGGCTCCTTGTTCCAGATTGTCTTTGCCAGCGGCACGATCTGTTCGCCAACGAGAATGCCAAGAAGACCGATGAGAGCGATGACCGGCGGCGCGGGTGAGCGGACATTGAGAAGGCCGTAAATAACTCCGACGAGAAGGCCGACGGTAAGCGAGAGCAGGTAGATTTTCATCGATACGTTCCTTTTCCAAAATGATCGCCCCGCCCGACAATTCAGGCGGGGCAGCTTCAAATCAGATGGCGGCAGGGTTGGGGCCGATGCGCTTGCCGTGGCTGACGCGCTCGGCACCGCCGTGGACGTGCGTCACAGCGTAATCAATGCCCATGCCGTAAGCGCCGGAATGCTCTTTGACCAAGGTTGTGACGGCATCGTAGGTTTCCTTGCGCGCCCAATCGCGCTGCCATTCCAGAAGAACCTGCTGCCAGGTGACGGGAACCACACCGGCCTGAACCATGCGATCCATCGCATATTTATGCGCATCCGCAGAGGTGCCGCCGGAGGCATCGGCAACCATGTAGACTTCATAATCCGTGTCGTTCATGCAGGAGAGCGCGAAGGTCGTGTTGCAGACTTCGGTCCACAGACCGGCGACGACGATCTTCTTGCGACCATCAGCAGCATTCTTGGCAAGCGCATCACGAACGTTCTGGTCGTCCCAGGAATTCATCGAGGTACGTTCGAGAATGTCATTGTCTGGTACGACTGCAAGCAATTCCGGGAACGTGTTGCCCGAGAAGCTGTCTGTCTCAACGGTGGTGACTGTGGTGGGAATGTTGAAAATCTTGGCCGCCTTAGCAAGGCCAACGACATTGTTCTTCAAAACCTGTCTGTCTATGGATTGCACGCCGAAGGCCATCTGTGGCTGCTGGTCGATGAAGATGATCTGGCTGTTCTGGGGCGTGAGAACCTGAAGCTTGTTGGACATTGTCGTCTTTCCTTTGATGTGTTGACTAAGGGAATGGAGGAGGGGAGGCGTTAAGTCTTGAAGGTTATGCCGACCGATTGTCTGAAAGTGACATCGCGCTGCTGGCCTTCCTTTTATGAGTTCGTTGTCTGGTGTGATTTGAAATCTAAGCCAGTTGATCACGTGGCAGAATTGCAATAATAATCGTCAATGAATTGCGCTGGATGAAATAATCGATGAACGACTACAAGGCGCTGCGAATCTTTTTGATGGCTGCGGAAAAGCGCAACTTCGCGCAGGTCGCACGGGAACTGGATATGACGCCAGCGGCCGTGACGCGTGCGATTGCAGCGCTGGAGGACGATCTCGGCGTCCAGCTCTTTGTCCGCACGACCCGGCAGGTATCTCTGACGACCGACGGGGCAATCTATGCGGCGCAGATACAGCCCGCGTTCGAGGCGTTGGAGAACGCCCGAAAAGACGTGATGGACACCCACAAGACCGACCATGGCCGCCTGCGGATCAGTGCGCCCACATGGTTCGGCCAGCAGGTCCTGCCGCGTATCCTGTCCGGGTTCCGCGAACGTTACCCAAAGATTAGCTTCGAAGTGTCCCTCGGTGATGGTCTGGTCAACATCATCGATGACGATTTCGATCTGGCGATCCGTATCTCGGCAGCACCCTCGGACAAGTTCACGATCTGGCGAAAAATCAGTGTGGTGAAGCGCATTCTCGTTGCGGCTCCGGGCAGCCGATTTGCCGATATGCAGCAGCCAAGCGAATTGACGCCGGATGATTGCCTTGCCTATAGCGGGCAGAGCAGGCGGGAAAACTGGGTGCTTTCTGACGGTAGCAGAAGCGCCATCATCTCAGCGGGCAGAGCGTTCAGCGCCAATAGTGGCGAGGTGCTGGCGAGAATGGCGGTAGAGGGCGCTGGCGTGGCGTTGCTTCCAACGTTTCATGTTGCGGCACATGTGCATTCAGGAAAACTCGTCCATATTTTACAGGGCTGGACGCCACCGGACCTGTGGTTGACGCTTTACTATCCACCCTATCAAGCGCTGCCGCCGCGAATTGCATCCTTCTCGAAGTTCTTCGAAGAGGAGGTTTCCAGCTTTATGGCTCAACGTGGGAGTTGAGAACTTTCGCAAGCATAAGATCCCTTACAAACAATCCAAATTAGCTGTGCTGATGATGATGTCGTAGATCAGAACACGCCCCAGCCGGCGCATAAGAAGAAAATTCGACCCGCAGATGACGCTGCCCGTGCTCCGTCTCGGCTTGCCGGGTTGGTTCTTGTTCGGCAGAAGCCTGGCAGCGCAAAGGGCGTGATGTTCATCACCATCGAGGACGAGACCGGGCTTGCGAACATCGTCGTCTGGCCTAGCCCATTTGAGAAGCGGCGACGCGTCATGCTCGGTGCATCGATGATGGCGATCCAGGGCAAGATCCAGAGGGAAGGAGAGGTGGTTCACCTCATTGCGCGGCAGCTCTATGACCTATCTAGCGATCTCTCATCTTTGTCGGACCGCGACGCCGAATTCCGGAACCCCAGCGGCAGAGGAGACGAGTTCGGACATGGGTCTCCCGGAGGAGGAGATGCGAGGGATCGTCCGAAGCCCAACAAGGTGCGCGACATCTTCATTCCTGATCTTCACATCGACAGTCTCAAGATCAAAAGCAGGAATTTCCAGTAGATTGCTGGGTTATGTTATCAGGGTGAAGTTTCGCGCTGCTTCAAGGGCTCGGGCTTCTTCCCGTATCCGAGGAGACGCGCTGCTGGTTTGCTGTTAAATTCGGGCTTCGCATATCCCAAACAGCATAGGATTCGTACGATGTTTACGCACGTGATGATCGGCAGCAATGATCTGGAGAGATCGAAAGCTTTCTACGACGCCACCTTCCATGCCCTTGGCGGCGGACCCGGTGAAATCGACGCCAGAGGGAGGATTGTCTACGTATATGGCGCAAGCAGACTAATGGTGACCACGCCGATTGATGGAAAACCCGCGACGGTCGCCAACGGTGGAACGATCGGTCTTGTCGCTCCGAGCCCTGCCCATGTGAAAGCATGGCACGACGCGGGGACAAGCCACGGAGGGAAGTCGATCGAGACACCGCCGTCAGAACGCGCGAATGGCTCATTCGTCGCCTATCTCCGTGATCCAGACGGAAACAAGCTAACCGCACGGACGTTACCGTCGGCTTGAGTTCGCTTTTTACGGCAAAGTCTCGTCATCGATGGAAACAGTCTGGAGTAACGGATGCCGAAGCGTCGTGAGAAATCGGACCTGCCTACTAAGATCTGTCCGGTCTGTAGCAGGTCGTTCTCATGGAGAAAAAAGTGGGAAAAGACCTGGGACAACGTGAAGTTTTGCTCGCAACGATGTCGAGAGACGAAAGTAAGATAGTAAGGCTATTGAGCCGTCGTTAGATCGGGCAGACGTAACTGGTAGATATGTGAGGATTAAAAATGGCCGAAGATGCCGGCGTGATAGCTGTGGACCACACGGGATTCTCGGTCGCCTCGTTGGAGGAGGCGATCCAGTTCTGGACTGAGGCGATGGGTTTCGACCTTGCTCGCCGAGGAGAGATGGGTGGGGAGTTCCTACGGGACGCCACGGGGGTTGACGATCCGCGCTGCCGAATGGCGCTGGTGACGGCTCCAAATGGCTACCCTATCGAGCTGCTCGAATATTCGACAGGCCGTACGCTGGGCCAGACACCCCATAGCGCTGGTGCGATCGGCGCCGCGCACATTGCCTTCACGGTTACAGATATTCGCACGGCGATTGCGCGGGTTGAGAGGGCAGGGTGGGCAGTGAAGGGTTCGCCGCAGCCAATACCGGCCGGACCCCGACGCGGAACAATGGTCGCGTACATCTCTGGCCCGGATGGTATCACCATAGAGCTGATGCAGCATCCTGTTCAACATTCCCGCGTCGTGTAACGCCCTAGTCCGGGAAAGCTGAACCTTGTGCAGGTCTTCCTACATTGACCAAGAGCCCCAAAGGTCGTCTCGAAACTGCAAAGTTCATGGCCGGATTGCGCCGATACTGTTGAAAAAGTCGGCGTTGCTGTCGGTGCGAAGTTCTGATTCACTCCTTGTAGGGATTTAGGAGGATGTGCCGATGATGGGCGAGCGGACGGTAGCGCAGGAAGCGCTGTTTTACGGGTTCAGCATCGAGCGGCACGTCCCGGCGAACCATCTTCTTCGGTCTATCGACCGCTTCGTCGATCTGTCTGGCCTTCGGACTCACTTACGCCCTTTCTACAGCGAGATCGGGCGGCCCTCGATTGATCCAGAACTGATGATCCGCATGCTGATCGTTGGTTACTGCTTCGGCATTCGGTCAGAGCGTCGGCTATGTGAGGAGGTACATCTGAACCTCGCCTATCGCTGGTTTTGCGGGCTCGGGCTTGAAGGCGATGTCCCGGATCATTCAACTTTCTCCAAGAACCGGCATGGCCGCTTCCGCGATAGTGACTTGCTGCGCGAGCTGTTTGAGACGACGGTCAGGCGTTGCATCGAAGAGGGCCTTGTCGGTGGCGAAGGCTTCGCCGTCGATGCGTGTGAGTTCACGCTGAAGCGCGACCTGCGTGGCTTTCAAGCTAGCTGGCATGTCGCGTCTACGCGAGTAGTTTCTTGCGGAAGACCTCAGCCGGTGTTCGGTAGCCGAGGCATTTACGCGGCGTCTGATTGAGTTGATTGCAGATCTTGATCAGATCGGCATCGGCTACGGACAAGGGGTCGACGTCCCTGGAAAGCCATTTCCGCGCTCGCCTGTTGGTGTTTTCGACCGTTCCTTTTTGCCAGGGCGACTGAGGGTCACAAAACCATGTTTGCGTGCCTATACCAGCCTGAAGGTACGGCCAATCAGTGAATTCCGTGACTCGGTCGAATGTCATTGATCGGCGGGCGAGGTGAGGGAGGCTCCTCAACGCCTGGATGATGCCATCCATGACCGGGCGGGACTGGCGATCATTGTTGCGCAACAAGATCGTAAAGCGGCTCACCCGCTCAACAAGCGATGTCACGTTGGCCTTGCCGAACTTCTTCCGGAACTGAATCAGATCGCATTCCCAATGTCCGAACTGCTTGCGTTCAGCAACGACATTCGGACGATGCAGAATGTTGAGTTCCGGGCCAAACCTTTGACCATGCTTACGTCTTGCATGTCGTGGTCGTCGCTTAGCTCGATGCTCCGGCAGGTGACGCCACAGCTTGATGGCATGACCGTCGGCCGAGTATGCGAACTTGTAAATTGTCTCGTGACTGACAAAGATCGGATGCTGTTCCAGCCGCATGCGACCGGCGATCTGCTGGGGCGACCAACCATGCATGATCCGGTCGATCACAGACTGCCTCACATTCGCAAAGCGCGCCAGCTTCCGCAGCTTGGCCCGCCGTTCGCAAGCCATGTCATGCGCCGTGACGCAGTAATAGCCATTGAGGTCCGGGACCACCTCATCGATAAACGTATTCCGCTTGATTTCACGAAAGATCGTCGAGCGATGGCGACCGAGTGTCTCGGCGATCATCTCAATACTCTGGCCCGCCATACGCCAGCGAGCGATCTTACGGCGTTCGTCCAAGTCGATATGGGAGTAGGTGCGTTTCATTGCAGCTTCCTTGCAAACGATAAACCTTTGTTATCTATTGCAAGTCGCACTTCATCCTTGAACCCACCCGCTGACGGTTAAAAATTTAATAATCAGAATTATGGAATTTATCTTGGCAGTTATTATGGGGGTATGTGCAATGGGAATCTCCGTAGCCATCGTCGAACACAAAAAAACCTACTCCTGCATCCGGGAACTATCACTCTGATACCAGATCCGCCCCAAACCATTTCAAGCTTAGCGCTTTCAGCGTGCCGTCAACCTTTAGAGATTTGATTGCAGCGTTGAGTTGCTCAGTTAGTTCATTGTCCTGCTTTCGCAATCCGATCCCGACACCGGGCCCGAACACGCCACCGGAGATCTGAGGGCCATAAAGGGTCATTGCGTCGCCCTCTTTCGTTTCCAGAAAAATCTTCCAGACCGAGTAATCCGCTAATCCCGCATCAATCCGCCCGGCAATCAGGTCAAGATTGAGACTATCCTGCTTATCATAGGTGCGGACATCAACGGCCTCCCCCAGATAGTCGCGGACAAAGGCTTCGGCATTTGTGGAACTCTGGACCCCTATGATTTTCTCTTGAAGATTGGCCTTCAGGACCTTCAAAGACTGGCTATCTTTCACTCCCATGGATGAGAGTGAAAGACGTGCTGTGCCGTCCATCTCTGGAAGCTTAAGCGCCTTTGCGACGACAAAATAGTTGGAGGTAAGGGCATAAGGCTCCGAAAACCCGATGATGGCTTTTCGCTTATCAGTGATCGACATGCCGGCCATGATTGCATCGACTTTGCCAACCGTCAGCGCGGGAATGATGCCGTCCCATGCTTGTGTGACAAACTCGCATCTGAGTTTGGCGCGCTCGCAGATCGCCTTGCCGGCATCGACATCAAATCCTATGGCATTTCCGGATGGATCGACTGCGTTCCAGGGTGGAAACGCGCCTTCGGTGGCAATCTTGATCAGTCGCGGTTCATCAGCCACAGCCGGTCCGGCGATCGCAAGGATGGAAAGCAATATGAGTGGCAATCTGCATATATTCATTGTTTGTTCCGGTTTTTTGTTGATTCAGAGATAGCGTCGAGGGACGTGGTCCCGTAGATCGGCATAGAGGCCGACAGCATCTGTGCCCCAGATGGCGCAGACTTCGTCGTGAGTGATCATCTCCGGTCCCTGTCGACCGAGAAGAATGACCTCGTCTCCCGTTCTGGCGTTCGGGATACCGGTCAGATCAATGCGAATATGTTCAAGATGCGCCGGCGCCAGCAGTCGGGCACGCCTGCCGTGAACCAGACCAACAGCGCCTTCTGGAATATGCCGGGGCAAACCGTCTCCCCAGCCCATACCAATAACGCCGAGGATCATATCCGTCTTGTAACCTGGGATTTCCGGCACTGGCCCAAGGGATGGGTCGAGGCGCTTGACACAAGCAAGGCTCGTGGAAATAGTTTTAAGGGCTGGACGCAACTCGACTGCGCGCGCGCGCAATGAAGGGCCGCCGATCCCCACGAACAGCGCTCCTGGATCAACAGCGTCGAAATCCATTTCGGGATGGTTCAAGACACCGTCGGTGCTTGACATCATCACAATCGGCGGACGGATTCCCTGATTGTCAAGATCAGTGATAATGCCGACCAGGCGTTGATATTGCGCGTCGGCGTCGGTGGACTGCACCGTCGGGAGCTCACTCATGTGAGCGTACATACCCTCAACTCGGA encodes the following:
- a CDS encoding amidohydrolase, coding for MTTRRTFLGAASSLALSNLFSPAKAADPIKTGADTMHPDIILHNGRVTTLDRANPSATAIAIKDGLFNEVGSDGDVMALAGIDTETIDLKGRRVLPGLIDNHTHVVRGGLNFNMELRWDGVRSLADAMDMLKRQVANTPAPQWVRVVGGFTEHQFAEKRLPTIEEINAIAPDTPVFLLHLYDRALLNGAALRAVGYTRDTPNPPGGEITRDLNGNPTGLLLAKPNAGILYSTLAKGPKLPLDYQVNSTRHFMRELNRLGITGVIDAGGGFQNYPDDYEVIQKLSDENQMTVRLAYNLFTQKPTEEKEDFLKWTRSVKYKQGNDYFRHNGAGEMLVFSAADFEDFRQPRPEMAPEMEGELEEVVRVLAENRWPWRLHATYDETITRALDVFEKVNKDIPLEGLNWFFDHAETISDRSIDRIAALGGGIATQHRMAYQGEYFVERYGHGVAEATPPIRKMLDKGVHVSAGTDATRVASYNPWVSLSWMVTGKTVGGMQLYPRANCLDRETALRMWTEKVTWFSNEEGKKGRIEKGQFADLVVPDKDFFSCAEDEISLLTSDLTMVGGKIVYGSGDFKALDVNDVPPAMPDWSPVRKFGGYAAWGEPEGAGQRSLRRTAITSCGCASDCGVHGHDHAGAWTSKLPIADLKGFFGALGCSCWAV
- a CDS encoding XapX domain-containing protein, translated to MKIYLLSLTVGLLVGVIYGLLNVRSPAPPVIALIGLLGILVGEQIVPLAKTIWNKEPAAVSWLNHVKPHMFGHMPKGGQTSVDLAASRQDAPEGKG
- a CDS encoding hydrolase → MSNKLQVLTPQNSQIIFIDQQPQMAFGVQSIDRQVLKNNVVGLAKAAKIFNIPTTVTTVETDSFSGNTFPELLAVVPDNDILERTSMNSWDDQNVRDALAKNAADGRKKIVVAGLWTEVCNTTFALSCMNDTDYEVYMVADASGGTSADAHKYAMDRMVQAGVVPVTWQQVLLEWQRDWARKETYDAVTTLVKEHSGAYGMGIDYAVTHVHGGAERVSHGKRIGPNPAAI
- a CDS encoding LysR family transcriptional regulator; translation: MNDYKALRIFLMAAEKRNFAQVARELDMTPAAVTRAIAALEDDLGVQLFVRTTRQVSLTTDGAIYAAQIQPAFEALENARKDVMDTHKTDHGRLRISAPTWFGQQVLPRILSGFRERYPKISFEVSLGDGLVNIIDDDFDLAIRISAAPSDKFTIWRKISVVKRILVAAPGSRFADMQQPSELTPDDCLAYSGQSRRENWVLSDGSRSAIISAGRAFSANSGEVLARMAVEGAGVALLPTFHVAAHVHSGKLVHILQGWTPPDLWLTLYYPPYQALPPRIASFSKFFEEEVSSFMAQRGS
- a CDS encoding VOC family protein, translating into MFTHVMIGSNDLERSKAFYDATFHALGGGPGEIDARGRIVYVYGASRLMVTTPIDGKPATVANGGTIGLVAPSPAHVKAWHDAGTSHGGKSIETPPSERANGSFVAYLRDPDGNKLTARTLPSA
- a CDS encoding DUF2256 domain-containing protein, which gives rise to MPKRREKSDLPTKICPVCSRSFSWRKKWEKTWDNVKFCSQRCRETKVR
- a CDS encoding VOC family protein is translated as MAEDAGVIAVDHTGFSVASLEEAIQFWTEAMGFDLARRGEMGGEFLRDATGVDDPRCRMALVTAPNGYPIELLEYSTGRTLGQTPHSAGAIGAAHIAFTVTDIRTAIARVERAGWAVKGSPQPIPAGPRRGTMVAYISGPDGITIELMQHPVQHSRVV
- a CDS encoding IS30 family transposase, with amino-acid sequence MKRTYSHIDLDERRKIARWRMAGQSIEMIAETLGRHRSTIFREIKRNTFIDEVVPDLNGYYCVTAHDMACERRAKLRKLARFANVRQSVIDRIMHGWSPQQIAGRMRLEQHPIFVSHETIYKFAYSADGHAIKLWRHLPEHRAKRRPRHARRKHGQRFGPELNILHRPNVVAERKQFGHWECDLIQFRKKFGKANVTSLVERVSRFTILLRNNDRQSRPVMDGIIQALRSLPHLARRSMTFDRVTEFTDWPYLQAGIGTQTWFCDPQSPWQKGTVENTNRRARKWLSRDVDPLSVADADLIKICNQLNQTPRKCLGYRTPAEVFRKKLLA
- a CDS encoding transporter substrate-binding domain-containing protein — encoded protein: MADEPRLIKIATEGAFPPWNAVDPSGNAIGFDVDAGKAICERAKLRCEFVTQAWDGIIPALTVGKVDAIMAGMSITDKRKAIIGFSEPYALTSNYFVVAKALKLPEMDGTARLSLSSMGVKDSQSLKVLKANLQEKIIGVQSSTNAEAFVRDYLGEAVDVRTYDKQDSLNLDLIAGRIDAGLADYSVWKIFLETKEGDAMTLYGPQISGGVFGPGVGIGLRKQDNELTEQLNAAIKSLKVDGTLKALSLKWFGADLVSE
- the alr gene encoding alanine racemase; this translates as MNGRMFPASNDPLYGVSEAALRGSWYDIDLGAIRHNYRQLRGHLSAHVKVFACLKRNAYGCGAGPVAAALACENIDGFAVASMLDALAIRRAGVSNPILLYPGVTPVGAAMVESLDLIVSISSLDELQQWSAVVNTLRVFIKLDLGFFRAGVTPAGARKLVAAAMADPTVRVEGMYAHMSELPTVQSTDADAQYQRLVGIITDLDNQGIRPPIVMMSSTDGVLNHPEMDFDAVDPGALFVGIGGPSLRARAVELRPALKTISTSLACVKRLDPSLGPVPEIPGYKTDMILGVIGMGWGDGLPRHIPEGAVGLVHGRRARLLAPAHLEHIRIDLTGIPNARTGDEVILLGRQGPEMITHDEVCAIWGTDAVGLYADLRDHVPRRYL